In one Bradyrhizobium cosmicum genomic region, the following are encoded:
- a CDS encoding DUF3551 domain-containing protein, protein MRRTILTLASFAALIAATVPATQAHAANDRYCLQGRMWGYPGNCQFASYQQCQATASGTSAYCGVNPRYAYSQQRAY, encoded by the coding sequence ATGCGTCGCACCATCCTCACCCTCGCATCGTTCGCGGCCCTGATCGCCGCGACCGTCCCGGCAACCCAGGCCCACGCCGCCAACGACAGATACTGCCTGCAAGGCCGCATGTGGGGTTATCCCGGCAACTGCCAGTTCGCGAGCTACCAGCAGTGTCAGGCCACGGCCTCCGGCACGTCGGCCTATTGCGGCGTCAATCCGCGCTACGCTTACTCACAGCAGCGCGCTTACTGA
- a CDS encoding acetolactate synthase large subunit has product MNGAESLVRTMVKGGVDICFSNPGTSEMHFVAALDRVPGMRCVLGLFEGVVTGAADGYYRMKGTPASTLLHLGPGLANGLANLHNAKKANSGIVNIVGQHAVYHIGYNAPLTSDIEGLARPMSSWVRTSPDSKSVAADGAAAIAAAKSAPGQIATLILPADTAWNEADGIAEVPDEQQRASYSPQAVEQAAKILHGDGEGTLLLMTGSALSEQGLALAERIAAKTGCTVMGPTFRPRMARGRGRYAIDRIHYVIDQALPMLAKFRHIVLVESDDPVAFFAYPNKPSVLRPEGCDVHRMTSWGENSVAALEALAGAVKASAKDVKPQALQELVKPTGALTHASIAQAIAYAIPENAIMVDESLTTGRAFFPPTAAAAPHDWLQNMGGSIGFSTPLSIGAAIACPDRKVICMVGDGSAMYTIQSLWTQARENLNIVTIVFANRIYQILRGEFDNVGAGEPGQRANDMLKLDRPTLDFVALAKGMGVPGRAVTNADEFNKALAEAVAEPGPRLIEVVM; this is encoded by the coding sequence ATGAACGGTGCGGAAAGCCTGGTGCGGACGATGGTCAAGGGTGGGGTGGACATCTGCTTCTCCAACCCCGGCACCTCGGAGATGCATTTTGTCGCAGCGCTCGACCGGGTGCCGGGCATGCGCTGCGTGCTCGGCCTGTTCGAAGGCGTGGTGACGGGAGCAGCCGACGGCTATTACCGCATGAAGGGCACGCCGGCCTCGACCCTGTTGCATCTCGGCCCCGGCCTCGCCAATGGCCTCGCCAATCTGCACAACGCCAAGAAGGCGAATTCCGGCATCGTCAACATCGTCGGCCAGCATGCCGTCTACCACATCGGCTACAACGCCCCGCTCACCTCCGACATCGAGGGCCTTGCCCGGCCGATGTCGTCCTGGGTCCGTACCTCGCCGGATTCGAAATCGGTCGCCGCTGACGGGGCCGCGGCGATTGCCGCCGCCAAGAGTGCGCCGGGGCAGATCGCGACCCTGATCCTGCCCGCCGACACCGCCTGGAACGAGGCCGACGGCATCGCCGAGGTGCCCGACGAGCAGCAGCGCGCGAGCTATTCGCCGCAGGCGGTCGAGCAGGCCGCAAAGATCCTCCACGGCGACGGCGAGGGCACGCTGCTGCTGATGACCGGCAGCGCGCTCTCCGAGCAGGGCCTGGCGCTGGCCGAGCGCATCGCGGCCAAGACCGGCTGCACGGTGATGGGCCCGACCTTCCGCCCGAGGATGGCGCGCGGCCGTGGTCGTTACGCGATCGACCGCATCCACTATGTCATCGATCAGGCGCTGCCGATGCTGGCGAAGTTCCGCCATATCGTGCTGGTCGAGTCCGACGATCCCGTGGCGTTCTTCGCCTATCCGAACAAGCCGAGCGTGCTGCGGCCCGAAGGCTGCGACGTGCATCGCATGACGTCGTGGGGCGAGAATTCAGTCGCGGCGCTCGAAGCGCTCGCCGGCGCCGTCAAGGCCAGCGCCAAGGACGTCAAGCCGCAGGCTTTGCAGGAACTGGTCAAGCCGACCGGCGCGCTGACCCATGCCTCGATCGCGCAGGCGATTGCCTACGCGATCCCCGAGAACGCGATCATGGTGGACGAGTCGCTGACCACCGGCCGCGCCTTCTTCCCGCCGACGGCGGCGGCCGCGCCACACGATTGGCTGCAGAACATGGGCGGCTCGATCGGCTTCTCGACGCCGCTGTCGATCGGCGCCGCGATCGCCTGTCCGGATCGCAAGGTGATCTGCATGGTCGGCGACGGCAGCGCGATGTACACGATTCAGTCGCTGTGGACGCAGGCCCGCGAAAACCTCAACATCGTCACCATCGTGTTCGCCAACCGCATCTACCAGATCCTGCGCGGCGAGTTCGACAATGTCGGCGCCGGCGAACCCGGCCAGCGCGCCAATGACATGCTGAAGCTCGACCGGCCGACGCTGGATTTCGTCGCGCTGGCCAAGGGCATGGGCGTGCCCGGTCGCGCCGTCACCAATGCGGACGAGTTCAACAAGGCGCTGGCCGAAGCCGTCGCCGAGCCGGGTCCGCGGCTGATCGAAGTCGTGATGTAG
- the greA gene encoding transcription elongation factor GreA, with amino-acid sequence MSVAFTKEESAETASETLLPDRPISPHPNLVTETGLQALQAQLQAAREAYEAAQAIEDVNEKRRQSAVPLRDARYLTERLRTVQLMPTPTSTDIVAFGSSVTFSRADGRVQTYRIVGEDEADPKEGSISFVAPVAKSLMGKAVGDVVGSGSQEIEILSIGLPAQQSPMTE; translated from the coding sequence TTGAGCGTCGCCTTTACCAAGGAAGAGAGCGCCGAGACTGCGTCAGAGACGCTGTTGCCGGATCGGCCGATCTCGCCGCATCCAAACCTCGTGACGGAAACGGGCCTGCAGGCATTGCAGGCGCAGCTCCAGGCGGCGCGCGAGGCTTATGAAGCCGCGCAAGCCATCGAGGACGTCAACGAAAAGCGCCGGCAGTCGGCGGTGCCGTTGCGTGATGCCCGCTATCTCACCGAACGGCTGCGCACGGTGCAGCTCATGCCCACCCCTACGTCGACCGATATCGTCGCCTTTGGCAGCAGCGTCACCTTCAGCCGCGCCGACGGCCGCGTGCAGACCTATCGTATCGTCGGCGAGGACGAGGCCGATCCGAAGGAAGGATCGATCTCGTTCGTGGCGCCCGTCGCGAAGTCGCTGATGGGGAAGGCAGTCGGCGATGTCGTGGGCTCCGGCTCGCAGGAGATCGAGATCTTGTCGATCGGGCTGCCCGCGCAACAAAGCCCGATGACTGAATGA
- a CDS encoding alpha/beta fold hydrolase: protein MTQLDIASQDAATLETAPTRYIEGHGIRFAYRRLGPATGTPLVLLQHFSGNIDAWDPAVVNALATDRPVIAFDNAGVGRSTGQTPDNIAEMARDAVAFINLLGLSEVDLLGFSLGGCVAQQIAAEHQGLVRKLILVGTAPKGGEEHLLAVLQQAFSQTDVPDPRLPLFFTNSSASRSSGLAFLKRTKLRKDDRDTDNGSAVTDPQAKALITWCATPDPGHATLRAIRQPALVVSGSHDTMLPANNAYAMSRELGNAQLILYPDSGHGALFQYHETFVSHVRTFLDAQPVAVTEDK from the coding sequence GTGACTCAACTCGACATCGCGAGCCAGGACGCCGCCACGCTCGAAACGGCGCCGACCCGTTACATCGAAGGCCACGGAATCCGCTTCGCCTATCGTCGCCTCGGCCCCGCGACCGGAACGCCGCTGGTTCTCCTGCAGCACTTCTCGGGCAACATCGACGCGTGGGATCCCGCCGTCGTCAACGCTCTCGCCACCGATCGCCCTGTCATCGCCTTCGACAACGCCGGGGTCGGTCGCTCGACGGGCCAAACGCCCGACAACATCGCGGAGATGGCGAGAGATGCAGTTGCCTTCATCAATCTGCTTGGCCTTTCCGAGGTCGACCTGCTGGGCTTTTCCCTCGGCGGCTGCGTCGCCCAACAGATCGCCGCCGAGCACCAAGGGCTGGTTCGGAAGCTCATCCTCGTCGGCACCGCGCCGAAAGGCGGGGAAGAACACCTGCTGGCGGTTCTGCAGCAAGCGTTCTCCCAGACCGATGTGCCGGACCCACGCCTGCCGCTGTTCTTCACGAATTCGTCCGCCAGCCGATCGTCCGGCCTGGCGTTCCTGAAGCGGACCAAGCTGCGCAAGGACGATCGGGACACTGATAACGGCAGCGCGGTCACCGATCCGCAGGCCAAGGCGCTGATCACCTGGTGCGCCACACCCGACCCCGGGCACGCCACTCTGCGCGCCATCCGCCAACCCGCTCTTGTGGTCAGCGGCAGTCACGACACCATGCTGCCCGCGAACAACGCCTATGCCATGTCCAGGGAACTCGGCAACGCTCAGCTGATCCTCTATCCCGATTCAGGGCACGGCGCCCTGTTTCAATACCACGAGACATTCGTCAGCCACGTCCGGACCTTCCTGGATGCACAGCCGGTGGCTGTAACGGAGGACAAATGA
- a CDS encoding AraC family transcriptional regulator has product MDILAQVLDRVRLGGTLLFHFELGHPWNLALPARPYALFHYLSRGSATLALEQGEEIQMTEGDFVVITRGEPHVFYSDRRAKPLQIMDIDRSSPRLGVVRHGGRAKPLSTMICGNFTVSRPLFGSVLELLPPVLLLKPTADSGWLEAILRRMVSESALERPGQSVALSRLTEVLFVEVLRSWIASLSPGQGGWLGAISDPHIGPALKLIHENPERPWTLSDLGHRVGLGRSVFSARFTRLVGQSMHRYVVERRMAEAAFLLETTDEPIARIASQVGYETAAAFSKLFHRHHGLSPGRYRAARYIDASHLPPDCSAATVSD; this is encoded by the coding sequence ATGGATATCCTCGCCCAAGTGCTCGATCGCGTTCGCCTCGGTGGGACCCTGCTTTTCCATTTCGAGCTCGGCCATCCCTGGAATCTGGCGCTGCCGGCGCGGCCCTATGCGCTGTTTCACTATCTCAGCCGGGGCTCCGCGACGCTCGCGCTCGAACAGGGAGAGGAAATCCAGATGACCGAGGGCGATTTTGTCGTGATCACACGCGGCGAGCCCCACGTGTTTTATTCGGATCGCCGGGCCAAGCCCTTGCAGATCATGGATATCGATCGATCGTCGCCACGTCTGGGCGTCGTTCGTCATGGCGGCCGTGCAAAGCCGCTCTCCACGATGATCTGCGGCAATTTCACGGTGTCACGTCCGCTGTTTGGCAGCGTGCTGGAGCTGCTTCCGCCCGTGCTCCTGCTGAAGCCGACGGCGGACAGTGGCTGGCTTGAAGCCATCCTGCGCCGCATGGTCAGCGAGTCGGCGCTCGAGCGTCCCGGCCAAAGCGTCGCGCTCTCACGACTGACGGAAGTGCTGTTTGTCGAGGTGCTCCGAAGCTGGATAGCGTCCCTCAGTCCCGGACAAGGCGGCTGGCTCGGGGCCATATCGGACCCGCATATCGGACCGGCGCTCAAGTTGATCCACGAAAACCCGGAACGGCCCTGGACGCTGAGCGACCTTGGCCACCGCGTGGGGCTTGGCCGCTCGGTATTTTCCGCCCGTTTTACCAGGCTCGTCGGCCAGTCCATGCATCGTTATGTGGTCGAACGCCGGATGGCGGAAGCGGCGTTCCTGCTCGAAACCACCGATGAGCCGATCGCACGGATTGCGAGCCAGGTTGGCTACGAGACGGCAGCGGCGTTTTCAAAACTGTTCCACCGGCATCACGGATTGTCGCCCGGCCGCTACCGGGCCGCGCGATACATTGATGCAAGCCACCTGCCGCCGGACTGTTCGGCAGCAACAGTTTCCGATTGA
- a CDS encoding 3'(2'),5'-bisphosphate nucleotidase CysQ family protein, which produces MQVKRIIDGQAASGLMEPLTALVVKAGEAILAVNRSAMRVDGKQDGSPVTEADLAADRIVADGLAQLAGDVPTLSEERTHLASPPFLDSFFLIDPLDGTKEFVAGRDEFTVNLALVTRGVPLLGIVSAPALGLLWRGIVGRGAERVRFDGATIGAAEPIHTRRLPIAGEPWIAAVSRSHGDPKTEAFIDGRPNAVRKTVGSAVKFGRIAEGSADIYPRFGPTCEWDVGAGCAVVTAAGGRVTDGKGGELRFGQRGDTGFIIPDFIAWGDPQAAGSY; this is translated from the coding sequence ATGCAGGTGAAGCGGATCATCGACGGCCAAGCCGCATCCGGCCTGATGGAGCCGCTCACCGCGCTGGTGGTGAAGGCGGGCGAAGCGATCCTCGCGGTCAACCGCTCCGCAATGCGGGTCGACGGCAAGCAGGATGGCTCGCCCGTGACCGAGGCCGACCTTGCCGCCGACCGCATCGTCGCGGACGGCCTGGCGCAGCTTGCGGGCGACGTGCCGACGCTATCGGAAGAGCGAACCCACCTCGCCTCGCCGCCATTTCTGGACAGCTTCTTCCTGATCGATCCGCTCGACGGCACCAAGGAGTTCGTCGCCGGCCGCGACGAGTTCACGGTCAACCTCGCTCTCGTCACCCGGGGCGTGCCGCTGCTCGGCATCGTCAGCGCGCCCGCGCTCGGGTTGCTCTGGCGCGGCATCGTCGGCCGCGGCGCCGAGCGCGTCAGATTCGACGGCGCGACCATCGGTGCCGCCGAGCCGATCCATACCCGCCGGCTGCCGATTGCGGGCGAGCCCTGGATCGCGGCGGTGAGCCGCTCGCATGGCGACCCGAAGACCGAGGCGTTCATCGATGGCCGGCCCAATGCGGTCAGAAAGACCGTCGGCTCGGCCGTGAAATTCGGCCGGATCGCGGAGGGCAGCGCGGACATCTATCCCCGTTTCGGACCCACCTGTGAATGGGACGTCGGGGCCGGCTGCGCGGTGGTCACCGCCGCCGGCGGCCGGGTCACCGACGGCAAGGGCGGCGAGCTCCGGTTCGGCCAGCGTGGCGATACCGGCTTTATCATCCCGGACTTCATCGCCTGGGGCGACCCGCAGGCGGCAGGCAGCTACTGA
- a CDS encoding DUF1134 domain-containing protein — MTFASRLAAVALIALAGWIVPASAQTAEPAPNLPPPQRTPTPSTYGPDELVNAGHRFFGNVSRGLASIIEKAVSQWGLPNGYILGEEGSGAFVAGLRYGEGTLYTKNAGDLRVYWQGPSLGFDWGGDGARTMTLVYNLPATNAIYQRFAGLDGSAYIIGGFGMTALTANNIVLVPIRSGLGLRLGANIGYLKFTPRATWNPF; from the coding sequence ATGACTTTCGCATCACGCCTTGCCGCAGTGGCGCTCATCGCGCTGGCTGGCTGGATCGTGCCGGCTTCCGCCCAGACGGCCGAGCCGGCGCCCAATCTGCCGCCGCCGCAGCGGACCCCGACGCCCAGCACCTACGGGCCGGACGAACTCGTCAACGCCGGCCACCGCTTCTTCGGCAACGTCTCGCGCGGGCTCGCCTCGATCATCGAGAAGGCGGTCAGCCAATGGGGCCTGCCGAACGGCTACATCCTGGGTGAGGAAGGCTCCGGCGCCTTCGTCGCCGGCCTGCGCTACGGCGAAGGCACGCTCTACACCAAGAACGCCGGCGACCTGCGCGTCTACTGGCAGGGCCCCTCGCTCGGCTTCGACTGGGGCGGCGACGGCGCGCGCACCATGACGCTGGTCTACAACCTGCCCGCCACCAATGCGATCTACCAGCGCTTCGCCGGCCTCGACGGCTCCGCCTATATCATCGGCGGCTTCGGCATGACGGCGCTGACCGCCAACAACATCGTGCTGGTGCCGATCCGCTCGGGCCTCGGCCTGCGCCTGGGAGCCAATATCGGCTATTTGAAATTCACCCCGCGCGCGACCTGGAACCCGTTCTAG
- a CDS encoding peroxidase family protein gives MSSRHAIVPRGLNATRSSLSQGRFGRMFRKLAPAKFGSNDANTVANLSALADKMVAGFDGPKDGPDAEESGIPSLYTYFGQFIDHDITFDPVSSLTKQQDPDGLVDFRTPSLDLDNLYGRGPNDQPYMYDGIKFRLGEKLTGAGVADASDLPRFKGRALIGDPRNDENSIVSQFQALMLRFHNRMVDDNDSLSFEEVQQRVRFHYQYVVLNDFLPRIVHASVLDELKTAGHYDRGKLAYYHWKTFPFMPVEFSVAAYRLGHSMIRPGYRLNDSDNMLLQIFPDPNNPDHNALTGFRAMGPGRAMDWGRFIDLDTRAYGVEDDDTNPDNKRRLQFAYRIDASLVDPLRKLPPEVASNPSSLALRNLERSWRLGLPSGQAVAKAMNLTPLTDDQIIIGKAVDEPGAGDPQTKIANIANGVFAGNCPLWAYILAEARQFQVAVTIPATGAPAGGINTPQLGPVGGRIVAEVFLGMMFGDNSSVLSQDPQWTPVTGSNFALKDLVAYALGQGDPLH, from the coding sequence ATGAGCAGCCGCCACGCTATTGTTCCGCGCGGTCTGAACGCCACGCGTTCGTCGCTTTCCCAAGGCCGCTTCGGCCGCATGTTCCGCAAGCTCGCACCGGCTAAATTCGGCTCGAACGATGCCAACACCGTCGCCAATCTTTCGGCGCTGGCCGACAAGATGGTCGCCGGCTTCGATGGGCCGAAGGACGGACCGGACGCGGAGGAGAGCGGCATTCCCTCGCTCTACACTTATTTCGGCCAGTTCATCGACCACGACATCACGTTCGATCCGGTCAGCTCGCTGACCAAGCAGCAGGATCCCGACGGGCTGGTCGACTTCCGCACCCCGTCGCTCGACCTCGACAATCTCTACGGCCGTGGTCCGAACGACCAGCCCTACATGTATGACGGCATCAAGTTCCGGCTCGGCGAGAAGCTGACCGGCGCGGGCGTCGCCGATGCCAGCGACCTGCCGCGCTTCAAGGGCCGCGCGCTGATCGGCGATCCCCGCAACGACGAGAACAGCATCGTCTCGCAATTCCAGGCCCTGATGCTGCGCTTTCACAACCGCATGGTCGACGACAATGACAGCCTGTCGTTCGAGGAGGTGCAGCAGCGCGTCCGCTTCCACTATCAATACGTCGTGCTGAACGACTTCCTGCCGCGCATCGTTCACGCCAGCGTGCTCGACGAGCTGAAGACCGCGGGCCACTACGACCGCGGCAAGCTCGCCTATTACCATTGGAAGACTTTTCCGTTCATGCCGGTCGAGTTCTCGGTCGCGGCCTACCGGCTCGGTCACTCCATGATCCGCCCCGGCTACCGGCTGAACGATTCGGACAACATGCTGCTGCAGATCTTCCCCGATCCGAACAACCCCGACCACAACGCGCTGACCGGCTTCCGCGCGATGGGCCCCGGGCGCGCGATGGATTGGGGCCGCTTCATCGATCTCGACACGCGCGCCTACGGCGTCGAGGACGACGACACCAATCCCGACAACAAGCGGCGGCTGCAATTCGCCTATCGCATCGATGCATCGCTGGTCGACCCGCTGCGCAAGCTGCCGCCGGAGGTCGCGTCCAATCCGTCGTCGCTGGCGCTGCGCAACCTCGAACGCAGCTGGCGGCTCGGCCTGCCGTCCGGACAGGCCGTCGCGAAAGCGATGAACCTGACGCCGCTGACCGACGATCAGATCATCATCGGCAAGGCGGTCGACGAGCCCGGCGCGGGCGATCCGCAGACCAAGATCGCAAACATCGCCAACGGTGTGTTCGCCGGCAATTGTCCGCTCTGGGCCTACATCCTCGCGGAGGCCAGGCAGTTCCAGGTCGCGGTGACGATCCCGGCCACCGGCGCGCCGGCCGGCGGAATCAACACACCGCAGCTCGGCCCCGTCGGCGGCCGCATCGTCGCCGAAGTCTTCCTCGGCATGATGTTCGGCGACAATTCCTCAGTGCTGTCGCAGGACCCGCAATGGACGCCGGTGACCGGATCGAACTTCGCGCTGAAGGATCTCGTCGCCTACGCGCTGGGACAGGGCGATCCGCTGCATTGA
- a CDS encoding alpha/beta fold hydrolase, whose product MRNLLFSAASVLLAGTTLVGSAHSAEPPKGAAHNIVLVHGAFVDQTSWQPVADILTKKGYRVTLVENPLTSLAADVDATKQALAKQDGKTVLVGHSWGGVVITQAGNDPKVSALVYVSAFAPEVGESLASLAKAGPPTEGGSAIHPDAKGNLYIDPKVFPSAVAADLPPEIATHLANSQLPLNHVAFEAPVDVAAWHDKPTFYVISTKDKVLAPEAQKSFAARIKAQTTEVAGSHASLVVHAKQVAEVIEKAALAK is encoded by the coding sequence ATGCGAAATCTCCTATTCTCAGCCGCCAGCGTGCTCCTGGCCGGAACGACATTGGTCGGCTCCGCTCATTCCGCCGAACCGCCCAAGGGAGCAGCCCACAACATCGTGCTCGTGCACGGTGCCTTCGTGGACCAGACGAGTTGGCAGCCGGTTGCCGATATTCTCACCAAGAAAGGCTACCGCGTCACGCTGGTGGAAAATCCGCTCACCTCGCTCGCCGCCGACGTCGATGCCACCAAGCAGGCGCTCGCGAAGCAGGATGGCAAAACGGTGCTGGTCGGCCATTCATGGGGCGGCGTGGTGATCACGCAAGCCGGCAACGATCCCAAGGTTTCGGCGCTGGTCTATGTCTCCGCCTTCGCGCCGGAGGTCGGAGAATCCCTGGCGTCGCTGGCCAAGGCCGGCCCGCCGACCGAAGGCGGCAGCGCGATCCATCCCGACGCGAAGGGCAATCTGTACATCGACCCCAAGGTATTTCCGTCGGCCGTCGCGGCTGACCTTCCTCCGGAGATCGCCACGCACCTCGCCAACTCGCAGCTTCCTCTGAACCATGTTGCGTTCGAAGCCCCGGTCGATGTTGCGGCCTGGCACGACAAGCCGACGTTCTACGTGATCAGCACGAAGGACAAGGTCCTCGCGCCCGAGGCCCAGAAGTCGTTCGCAGCCAGGATCAAGGCTCAGACGACGGAAGTCGCCGGCAGCCATGCCTCGCTCGTCGTCCATGCCAAGCAGGTCGCCGAGGTCATCGAGAAGGCCGCGCTCGCGAAGTGA
- a CDS encoding L,D-transpeptidase encodes MKKRTKRGKAKPETLALPMAARVAVGAVAIAALGYGLLSGPMSVQTTRKPSAREAQASSTPVYVAPPVRVAAPVPAPAPAPVPAPAPLVEPPKAADGPGALVRQVVDYASRQTPGTVIIDTKNTFLYFVLNDTQALRYGIGVGREGFTWSGEQTVARKAEWPDWHPPVEMIGRQPYLPRFMAGGPGNPLGARAMYLGETEYRIHGTNNPDTIGKKVSSGCIRLTNDDVTDLYERVKVGAKVIVLPATAARRPFQPAPADAALRLPDPASLPKRLSSANAQMPSSGPKLAEASMPNR; translated from the coding sequence ATGAAGAAGCGGACCAAGCGCGGAAAGGCAAAGCCAGAGACGCTCGCGCTCCCGATGGCCGCGCGAGTTGCAGTTGGCGCCGTCGCCATCGCCGCATTGGGCTACGGTTTGCTGTCCGGACCGATGAGCGTGCAAACGACACGAAAGCCGTCCGCGCGCGAAGCCCAGGCGTCGTCAACCCCGGTGTACGTGGCACCGCCTGTTCGTGTCGCAGCGCCGGTTCCGGCTCCAGCCCCGGCTCCGGTTCCGGCCCCCGCGCCTCTGGTCGAACCGCCCAAAGCCGCCGATGGTCCCGGAGCATTGGTTCGGCAGGTGGTCGACTACGCCAGCCGCCAGACGCCGGGCACCGTGATCATCGATACCAAGAACACGTTCCTCTATTTCGTTCTGAACGACACGCAGGCCCTGCGCTACGGCATCGGAGTCGGCCGCGAAGGTTTCACATGGTCCGGCGAGCAGACCGTGGCCCGCAAGGCGGAATGGCCGGATTGGCATCCGCCCGTGGAGATGATTGGGCGTCAGCCTTATCTGCCGCGCTTCATGGCAGGCGGTCCCGGCAATCCGCTCGGCGCCCGGGCGATGTATCTCGGCGAGACCGAATATCGCATTCACGGCACCAACAACCCCGATACGATCGGGAAGAAAGTGTCGTCCGGCTGCATCCGGCTGACCAATGACGACGTCACCGACCTCTATGAGCGGGTGAAGGTCGGAGCCAAAGTGATCGTGCTTCCGGCAACCGCTGCCCGCCGGCCATTCCAGCCAGCGCCGGCCGACGCCGCTCTGCGATTGCCGGACCCCGCATCGCTGCCGAAACGGCTCTCTTCAGCCAACGCGCAGATGCCGTCATCCGGACCGAAGCTCGCCGAGGCGTCGATGCCGAACAGGTGA
- a CDS encoding YHS domain-containing (seleno)protein, giving the protein MRPGIALIGFLVCLLAGIGLTCAGLPAQAATTERIVVNRFSGVAIEGFDPVAYFVDGAAVQGTAEFEANLWGAVWRFRNEGNRASFLAHPEVYGPQFGGYDPADIARGIAIAANPRFYVISAQRLYLFSREANRDAFAADPERFLYEVRKRWPALQKQLSQ; this is encoded by the coding sequence TTGCGCCCCGGAATTGCCTTGATCGGCTTCCTGGTCTGCCTGCTGGCGGGCATTGGGCTCACCTGCGCGGGGTTGCCGGCTCAGGCCGCCACCACCGAACGGATCGTCGTCAACCGCTTCAGCGGCGTGGCCATCGAGGGCTTCGACCCGGTCGCCTATTTCGTCGACGGCGCGGCCGTGCAGGGGACGGCGGAGTTCGAGGCGAACCTCTGGGGCGCGGTCTGGCGCTTCCGGAACGAGGGCAACCGCGCGTCCTTCCTCGCCCATCCCGAGGTCTATGGGCCGCAGTTCGGCGGCTACGATCCGGCCGACATCGCCCGCGGCATCGCCATCGCGGCCAATCCCCGCTTCTACGTGATCTCGGCGCAGCGGCTCTATCTGTTCAGCCGGGAGGCCAATCGCGACGCCTTCGCCGCCGATCCGGAGCGCTTCCTCTATGAAGTGCGCAAGCGCTGGCCGGCGCTGCAGAAACAACTCAGTCAGTAG
- a CDS encoding DUF302 domain-containing protein, which yields MTIAKVEVERFSLTSSKPFDAVVAALKSAVGQPNMVEFFKETRATNSFADLERVVRRGLGRTDLMLFAEFDLGDILRRETGSRTPRIIRLVVGNPLIMKEMVKHVPDAGSYAPVTVLIDERPDGVHVSYDKMESYLLPYGSPEALAVARNLDTKITTLLSECAS from the coding sequence ATGACAATCGCGAAAGTCGAAGTCGAGCGTTTCAGCCTCACGAGCTCGAAACCATTCGACGCCGTGGTCGCCGCGTTGAAGTCGGCGGTCGGGCAACCCAACATGGTCGAATTTTTCAAGGAGACGCGGGCGACGAATTCCTTCGCGGATCTGGAGCGCGTCGTACGACGCGGCCTCGGTCGGACGGACCTCATGCTCTTCGCGGAATTCGACTTGGGCGACATTCTGCGTCGCGAAACTGGATCCAGAACACCCAGGATCATACGGCTTGTGGTCGGCAATCCACTCATCATGAAAGAGATGGTCAAGCACGTGCCGGATGCCGGGTCCTATGCTCCAGTCACGGTGCTCATTGATGAGCGTCCCGATGGCGTGCACGTCTCCTACGACAAAATGGAGAGCTATCTGCTGCCTTATGGCAGCCCGGAAGCGCTTGCCGTCGCCCGCAATCTCGATACGAAAATCACGACCTTGCTAAGCGAATGTGCAAGCTAA